A window of [Clostridium] innocuum genomic DNA:
TGGTAATACGCATATGCCATCAGCGAGTGATAGGCGAAGATGAAGTTTCCTCTACCCTGCGCACTGGTTGCCAGCACATCGATTGCCAGATGCGGATCATTCAGATAGACCATGCATTGTGCAAGATGCTGGGGCATCGGAAAGTTCTTTTTCCGCTTTCCTTTTTTTGCATAGGCAAAAATCGCCGTTGCACAGGCCTCGGGATTGCATTGATCATACAGCAGGGAAATAATCGGCTGCATGGACATGTTCTTCCGTTTGGTGAGCTGGAAAAACAGAATAGAATACATCATCATTGCCGCAAAGACCGCTATGAAATTCTCAACATACAGAATCACAAGCAGAACCGCAATCAACCCTGTAAAATACAGCAGGTTCATTTTCAGATTAAAGCTCCAGGCCTTTTTGCCAAGTGCTTCATACTCACTCAGATATGCATGATGCAGGCGGTAAACACGTTCCACCTCCGCAACACTGGTCACATTTTCCTTTGCGAATTCCCTGCGCATGCCTCTGTTGGGAATGCTCAGCATGCCATACAGGCAGACAACAAGTGCCGGAAGCACAGTTACGGTACCAATCAGCTCAACGATGGTGAAGCCGCCCATAAAAAACAGCACCATGATGAGGATAAAGGGAACATTAAAGCGCTGCATGGCATAGCTCAGCAGCATGACGCCGTTGGCAAGACCGGATATGGTCAGACCGCCGATCAGATAATACATATAATCCGCTTTTACAAGCTCCCCTGCCATTTCCGCAGGGATGCTTTGCTGCATCAAAGAAACGATATACTCTCTTTGATAGCCCATAAATCCAAACAGGACTGCACCGGCCGCAAAGCTGACCAGTAAAACCACAAGATGTTTCTTACATTGATATTTCCACATACAATTACCTCTTTTAAATACTGTAACATACTATATCATAAACAAATGAAAAGGAAAAGAAATTTCCCTTTCCTTTCCATAAGTTTTGTATAAATTTACTCGCTTTTGATTTCTCTGCCGTTCATCATCGGTGCACAGACCAGCACGATGATAACCGATATAACGAAGTTCATCGCCAGCGAAATCATCGTCAGCTGCTGCAGAAGCTCCAGTGTAAACTCCCCCCTGCTCAGGAAGAAAATGGTCAGCCCGATACCGGGAGCAGCTGCTGCAACCATGATCAGCATACGCAACATATTCTCCATAATTGCATTGTTACGACTCTTTAAGATACGTACAGACAGCACGCTCGCTGACAGAAACAGCGTTGCATAGCCCAGCAGCATGATGAAATACTGCAGGACACTGGCAATATCTGTCTGATACAGCAAAGCCGCCACAAGAATTGCCGCACTCATCGGCAGCAGCATCTTCAAAAAGGTCGGCAGCAGCACGCATAGCAGCTTTTTCAGCGGGTGATCGGGAATCAGATAAATCTGATAGTTGTTCATATCCTTCATGAAATCGGAATTCTGGACAATGGTGAAGAGCCAGAACATCATCATATACATGAAAAAGCCAAAGCCCATATCCATGATGAGTGTGATAACCAGATAAATACCGATTGTCATAACATCCGTCCAGCGGATATAATCATTGGATTTGCGCAGCAGCAGAACATTTTTGGAAAAGATAGCCATAGCGCCACTGCGAAAGCTCGCCTTAACCTCATGAATCTTACGATCACTCATCCCATCGCGTTTGCCGGCACGCACATCCTTATACAGCGCAGTAAACTCCTGTGCATCCTGCATGGCACGTTCCACAAAGTCCCCCTTATAGCTGCATAGCAGAAGATAGGCTGCAATACAGGAAATCAGAAGTAAGCCGATTCCAAGCAGCATAAGTCCCCATGAGGAAGCGATATAGGATACCAGTATCATTTTGATCCATCCAAACAGCGGCACCAAGTAAAACAGCTCCGTATTCAGAAAAAGTGTTCCACTTCCTGCCAGTGCAAAATCGTTCTGCAGGACGACCATGCCATACACCGCCGCAACCATCAGTACATACAGCAAAGCGGCAACCGCAGGGATATGGCGATAGCTATCCTTTTGAATCGAGAGCAGATACACATAATAATATACAACCAGAAAGACAAAATACACCAAAGAAAAGCAGAGGAATGCAATCAGCAAAAACGGAAATGACAATTCAATCGTGCTTCCCAGCAGAATGACCATAAGCAGGGAAACTGCCCCGCACAGAAAGGCGGAAGCGATATTCTGCAGCATGAGAAAGCGCATGGTCTGTACACGGGTAAAGGGTCCGCTGAACAGATAGAAGGCATCCGCCTCCATAAACAGCGCCTTTTTTTTCTGCAGCAGCATGACGCCGACCATCAGCGCCGTAAATCCGACACCGATCATGATCGCCATATTGGCATCCGTGATATTCTGCATTGACAATGCAATTTCCGGCTTGGAAAGACTCATGACAATCAGTCCGCCGTACAGTAACATCATGAGTATGGCAAAAATCGCGCTTCCCTTACGGGAAAATACATGGCGGATATTCGCCTTCATGCGTGTCAGATACAGCTTATACAGTATGCTCATGTTCATCACCTTCCACAGATGCAAAGAAGATTTCCTTGATACTTTTATCCTTCAGCTCTTCCTTTCGCACATGCGCAACAATTCTTCCATGATCCATAATATAGGCGCTGTCCCATATCGCTTCGATCACATCAATGATATGCGTGGAAATCAGAATGGCAACCCCCTGCTGCTTCAGACGTACAAACAGCTGCAGCGTTTCTTCAATACTTGCCGGGTCCAATCCCACCATCGGCTCATCCACCAGCAGCGTCTTTGGGGAAATGATCAGTGCCAGCAGCATGCTGACCTTCTGCTTCATCCCTTTGGATAGCTCACGAACCGCTTTTTTGCGTTTGTCCTCCAGCTTGAACAGGGTGATATATTCATCTGCAAGCGCACGGTAATTCTCACAGCGGTATGCCTTTCCGATAAATTCCACATGCTCATCTATGGTCAGAAGATCATAGAGCACCGGTGCCTCGGGGATATAACCAAAGCCCTTTTTCGCATCCAGTGAGCTGTTGGCAACACCGTTGATTTTAATATCTCCCTTATACTGCAGCAGATTGGTTATGCTCTTGATAGTTGTCGATTTACCGGCCCCGTTTGGTCCCAGCAGAATGGTCACCTCGCCATCTGCTGCACATAGGGAAACATCATCCACAGCCTTGAATTTCCCATACAGCTTTGTCAGATTCTTTACTTCGATCATAATACACCCTCGTCTTTCTTTTTTATTTGAATTTCTTTTTTATCCCGAAACTGACGATATTGAAAGCACATCCACAGAAAGCCTTCTATCGTACAGACTGTCCCGAGTATCAGCAGCAGACTATGCATGTCCGCAGCCCAGTCAAAGCCAATTGCAAACAGCATACCGGCTCCGGACACAAACAGCAACGCCCCTTTGCGAAAGGTAAGATTCACGATACGAAGACGTCTTCTCTTCATACGCAGCATAATACCGACCACCATCAACAGGCCGACAGCCCCCAGAATCGAACCTGTCATCAAAAGGATCATCGACACCACAGAGCTTTCGAACCACAGCAGGGACAGCAGACAGAGACAGCCGATAACCAGGGCACCGGCGAATATATGCAGAGTCGAACGATATCCCTCCATTCTGGTTTCCACCTCACTGTGCAGGGGTACACAGCCCTCCTCAGCCCAGAAAAAGTAAACATCTTTTCCCTCGGGATTTATGATATGCCAGCCGCTGTTTTCAAACAGCTGAAAGTAGGCTTCCTTTTCATCCTCCTTCAGCTTCTGCATATCGTAGCTGAAGATGCGGTTGACCGGCTCCTGCTTTTGCAGGATGTAGCACATACCGCGAAATTTCTCAAACACCCAGCCTTCCTTTGCATACTGATGCAGCATTTCCATATCCTCACAATCGGAAAAGGCAAGACCACCGCACATCACGCGTTTTCTATCCTTCATATCCGTTTTCCTCCAATATTCGCAATCCGTCCTCCACCATGCGTTTTCGTCGGGCAACCTCATGCAGCAGCACCTGTCTGCCGGTATCGGTAATCTGATATTTCTTCGTCCGATCCGCAGTAACAGAGGTCTGCAGAATCCATTCCGCCCTGCACAGCTTCTTCAGCAGAGTATACAGGGTTCCCGGACCCATGGTGATGCTTTGATTGCTGAGCTCCTCGATATATTTCATAATCGCATAGCCATGGCGCTCGATCATCAGCGACAGCAAAATGTAATACATGGCATCTGTCAGCTGCGCACTCTCCATCGTATTGCTTTTTGACATATTCTCAACCTCCATAATAGATATATCCATTTTAGATATATCTATTACAGATATAATATACCATACCTAAAGATAGGCGTCAACATATTTTGATTTTCAAACTGAAGGAGCTGAAGAAAGCATACAGATGGCGCATGCTTTCTTTATACTACATGCCTTTCAGCGGCTGCAGAATGACCGCGACAAGACAAAGCAGCACTACGAAAACCAGCTTCATTTCCTCATCCCTTCTTTCCTGCACGGATATTTCATATGGTATACGATTTGAAATACCGCTATATTCCTGAAAAAGCATGTAAAAAACAGGTATTTTACGCTTGATTGCACAAAAAAAAGAGCTGTACACAAACGTATACGTTTATGTACAGTGCACAGAGATATTTTATAGCATACTCCCCCATTGCGCAAGAGTCCCATGTAAAATAATGAAATCCTTACCATCCGCCCGTTGCGATTCACCGAGGCATAATGAATCCTCAAGAATACCAAAAAGGTACTACGTTCTTCATGAGGTTACTGCCATACGTTACTGTTTTTACCCTTAATTAAACAATTTCTACCATAAGATTAGTGAATGATAATACTTACCCTTCCATATTGACAGCAAAAATGATAGAGAAGGATACCGGTATGGACAGGCTGTAAAAAAAGACGCGGAATCGTCCTGCAGCTTCCGCAGCCTTCTTACGTTTAATAAAAAATACAGTGCTTTTCCCGTTTATCTTTGGCAGCCAGCCCGATGAAGGTGGAGCCTGCCGGCACATCACTGATCACAACCGCGTTGGCGCCGACCTTGGCATCATCATGAATCGTGATGTTGCCAA
This region includes:
- a CDS encoding DUF2812 domain-containing protein — encoded protein: MKDRKRVMCGGLAFSDCEDMEMLHQYAKEGWVFEKFRGMCYILQKQEPVNRIFSYDMQKLKEDEKEAYFQLFENSGWHIINPEGKDVYFFWAEEGCVPLHSEVETRMEGYRSTLHIFAGALVIGCLCLLSLLWFESSVVSMILLMTGSILGAVGLLMVVGIMLRMKRRRLRIVNLTFRKGALLFVSGAGMLFAIGFDWAADMHSLLLILGTVCTIEGFLWMCFQYRQFRDKKEIQIKKKDEGVL
- a CDS encoding helix-turn-helix transcriptional regulator — its product is MSKSNTMESAQLTDAMYYILLSLMIERHGYAIMKYIEELSNQSITMGPGTLYTLLKKLCRAEWILQTSVTADRTKKYQITDTGRQVLLHEVARRKRMVEDGLRILEENGYEG
- a CDS encoding ABC transporter ATP-binding protein, yielding MIEVKNLTKLYGKFKAVDDVSLCAADGEVTILLGPNGAGKSTTIKSITNLLQYKGDIKINGVANSSLDAKKGFGYIPEAPVLYDLLTIDEHVEFIGKAYRCENYRALADEYITLFKLEDKRKKAVRELSKGMKQKVSMLLALIISPKTLLVDEPMVGLDPASIEETLQLFVRLKQQGVAILISTHIIDVIEAIWDSAYIMDHGRIVAHVRKEELKDKSIKEIFFASVEGDEHEHTV